One genomic segment of Lewinellaceae bacterium includes these proteins:
- the rpsK gene encoding 30S ribosomal protein S11 yields MAKAKKVKKRKVHVDHDGYVYILASFNNLIVTLTNKQGQVISWASAGKAGFRGSKKNTPYAAQVAATSAANTAYEAGMRSAEVYVKGPGSGREAAIRAIDGIGIRVNRILDTTPIPHNGCRPPKKRRV; encoded by the coding sequence ATGGCTAAAGCGAAAAAGGTTAAAAAAAGGAAAGTGCATGTTGACCATGACGGATACGTGTACATCCTGGCAAGTTTTAATAACCTGATTGTGACGCTGACCAACAAACAAGGTCAGGTGATCTCCTGGGCATCCGCCGGTAAGGCTGGTTTCCGTGGATCGAAGAAGAATACTCCTTATGCAGCGCAGGTTGCGGCTACTTCTGCTGCCAATACGGCCTATGAAGCGGGTATGCGTTCAGCGGAGGTCTATGTAAAAGGACCGGGCTCCGGACGAGAGGCAGCAATCCGTGCTATTGATGGTATCGGGATCCGCGTTAACCGGATATTGGATACCACTCCAATACCGCATAACGGTTGCCGTCCTCCCAAGAAAAGAAGAGTATAA
- the rpsM gene encoding 30S ribosomal protein S13: MARIAGIDLPRHKRGVIGLTYIFGIGKTTAGKILDKANISHDTKVEGWSDENVRTISRIIQEDLKVEGELRSEVQLNIKRLMDIACYRGLRHRKGLPVRGQRTKTNARTRKGRRKTVANKKKATK, encoded by the coding sequence ATGGCTCGTATAGCAGGTATAGACCTCCCAAGACATAAACGTGGCGTCATCGGATTGACCTATATCTTTGGCATTGGCAAGACCACTGCCGGTAAGATACTGGATAAGGCTAACATCAGCCATGACACCAAGGTGGAAGGCTGGTCGGATGAAAACGTTCGTACCATATCCCGTATCATCCAGGAAGATCTCAAAGTAGAAGGTGAATTGCGTTCTGAAGTGCAGTTGAATATCAAGCGCCTCATGGATATCGCCTGTTACCGTGGGTTGCGTCACCGTAAAGGTCTGCCGGTGCGTGGTCAGAGAACGAAAACAAATGCACGGACCCGTAAGGGAAGAAGAAAGACCGTTGCAAATAAGAAGAAAGCAACTAAATAA
- the sucD gene encoding succinate--CoA ligase subunit alpha — protein sequence MSVLVNKNSKIIVQGFTGKEGTFHAEQMIEYGTPVVGGVTPGKGGTLHLDRPVFNTVADAVEQAGADTSVIFVPPAFAADAIMEAADSGIKVIVCITEGIPVQDMVKVKAYISDRDCRLIGPNCPGIITPGEAKVGIMPGFIHRKGHVGIVSRSGTLTYEAVDQVTKTGMGQSTCIGIGGDPIVGTTTKEAVELLMNDPDTHGIIMIGEIGGGMEAEAAEYIKAHGTKPVVGFIAGQTAPKGRKMGHAGAIIGGKDDTAEAKMKIMTACGIHVVQSPAEIGQTMYDLLK from the coding sequence ATGAGTGTATTGGTCAATAAGAACTCGAAGATCATTGTGCAGGGATTTACCGGCAAGGAAGGCACTTTTCATGCCGAGCAAATGATAGAATATGGCACTCCGGTGGTAGGAGGGGTGACACCTGGTAAAGGAGGAACACTTCACCTGGATCGACCCGTGTTTAACACCGTCGCCGATGCAGTTGAACAGGCAGGGGCAGATACTTCCGTCATCTTTGTACCGCCTGCATTTGCAGCGGACGCCATCATGGAAGCCGCTGATTCGGGTATTAAAGTTATCGTTTGCATCACCGAAGGCATTCCGGTACAGGATATGGTCAAAGTGAAGGCTTATATCAGTGACCGTGATTGCCGGTTGATTGGGCCGAATTGCCCTGGTATCATCACCCCAGGTGAAGCGAAAGTGGGCATTATGCCCGGCTTTATTCACCGGAAGGGGCACGTGGGCATTGTGTCCCGGTCTGGTACATTGACTTATGAAGCCGTGGACCAGGTGACCAAGACCGGTATGGGACAGTCCACTTGTATCGGTATCGGTGGTGATCCCATCGTAGGTACCACAACCAAGGAAGCGGTCGAATTGTTGATGAATGACCCGGACACCCACGGCATCATCATGATCGGTGAGATCGGTGGAGGTATGGAGGCTGAAGCTGCCGAATATATTAAAGCCCACGGGACCAAACCAGTAGTCGGATTTATTGCTGGCCAAACGGCTCCTAAAGGCCGAAAAATGGGACATGCCGGAGCCATTATTGGCGGAAAAGATGATACCGCTGAAGCAAAAATGAAAATTATGACCGCATGTGGCATTCATGTGGTGCAATCTCCAGCTGAAATTGGACAGACCATGTACGATCTATTGAAGTGA
- the rpmJ gene encoding 50S ribosomal protein L36, translating to MKVRASVKKRTADCKIVRRKGRVYIINKKNPKLKQRQG from the coding sequence ATGAAAGTTCGAGCTTCCGTGAAGAAGCGTACGGCAGATTGTAAGATCGTACGACGTAAAGGACGGGTATACATTATTAACAAAAAGAACCCTAAGCTGAAGCAGCGTCAGGGTTAA
- a CDS encoding DNA-directed RNA polymerase subunit alpha: MNILNFQKPDKIILQKATEFEGVFEFKPLEPGFGQTIGNSLRRVLLSSLEGFAISAVRIGGVDHEFATIRGVVEDVVDIILNLKQVRLKNVLNDDSVKEETIYLTISGKDVFTAGDIESFTNVFKIMNPELVICHMENFVNIEMELTVTKGRGYVPADENLNKEAPIGVIPLDAIFTPIKNVSYAVSNTRVGQRTDYEKLTIEVTTDGTIHPEDAVKQASRILIQHLMLITDENITFDDDSRREDQIVDEHILHMRKLLKTSLEDLDLSVRAYNCLKAAKINTLGELVKYDTHELLKFRNFGKKSLVEIEELLQTKNLTFGMDLSKYKLDEE; the protein is encoded by the coding sequence ATGAATATTCTTAATTTTCAGAAACCAGATAAAATCATTCTCCAAAAGGCTACTGAGTTTGAAGGTGTCTTCGAATTTAAGCCGCTGGAGCCTGGTTTTGGTCAGACCATCGGCAACAGCCTGCGGAGGGTATTGCTCTCTTCATTGGAAGGTTTTGCCATTTCCGCCGTACGTATCGGTGGTGTTGACCACGAATTTGCCACCATCCGTGGTGTGGTTGAGGATGTAGTCGACATCATCCTGAACCTGAAGCAGGTCCGGTTAAAGAATGTGCTGAATGACGATAGTGTAAAAGAAGAGACCATCTACCTGACCATCAGCGGAAAAGATGTATTTACTGCCGGTGACATTGAATCTTTTACCAACGTGTTTAAGATCATGAACCCCGAGCTGGTCATCTGCCACATGGAAAACTTCGTTAACATCGAAATGGAGTTAACGGTGACCAAAGGCAGAGGTTACGTACCTGCAGATGAGAACCTGAATAAGGAGGCTCCGATCGGAGTTATTCCATTGGATGCCATCTTTACGCCGATCAAAAATGTTTCATACGCTGTATCCAATACCCGTGTAGGGCAACGGACAGACTATGAGAAACTCACGATTGAGGTGACAACAGACGGAACCATCCATCCGGAAGATGCCGTTAAGCAGGCTTCACGGATCCTGATCCAGCACCTGATGCTGATCACCGATGAGAACATCACCTTTGATGATGATTCCCGCCGTGAAGATCAGATCGTGGATGAGCACATCCTGCATATGCGCAAATTGCTAAAGACTTCGCTGGAAGATCTTGATCTGTCCGTTCGGGCATACAATTGCCTCAAAGCAGCCAAGATCAATACCCTCGGAGAATTGGTAAAATACGATACGCACGAACTGCTTAAGTTCCGCAACTTTGGTAAGAAGTCCTTGGTTGAAATCGAAGAATTGTTGCAGACCAAGAACCTCACCTTTGGCATGGATTTGTCAAAATATAAACTGGACGAAGAATAA
- the eno gene encoding phosphopyruvate hydratase — protein MSTIVDLRAREILDSRGNPTVEVEVLTEDGILGRAAVPSGASTGKYEAVELRDNDKKRFGGKGVLKACEHVNEKISEALIGISVFEQRLIDQVMIELDGTTNKAKLGANAILGVSLAVSKAAALSSSQSLFRYVGGVNAFTLPVPLMNILNGGSHADNNIDFQEFMIVPVGGESFSEALRMGVEVFHQLKSVLKKKGLSTNVGDEGGFAPSLTSNEEAINTVIQAIETAGFRPGEDVFIAMDAAASEFYDEEAKVYHFHKSKGEKLTSAEMVSYWVDWCKKYPIISIEDGLHEDDWSGWAELTKALGNKVQLVGDDLFVTNVSKLQRGIEEKVANSILVKVNQIGTLSETIDAVQLATRNGYTSIMSHRSGETEDSTISDLAVALNTGQIKTGSGSRSDRMAKYNQLLRIEEELAETAYFPGRKAFKQ, from the coding sequence ATGAGTACAATCGTTGACTTGCGTGCCCGGGAGATATTAGACTCCAGGGGGAATCCTACCGTTGAAGTGGAGGTATTGACTGAAGACGGCATTTTGGGGCGCGCCGCGGTGCCTTCTGGTGCTTCCACCGGCAAATACGAAGCAGTCGAATTGCGTGATAACGATAAAAAGCGATTCGGTGGCAAAGGGGTATTAAAGGCATGCGAACACGTCAATGAGAAAATCAGCGAAGCTCTGATTGGTATCAGTGTCTTCGAACAGCGCCTGATCGATCAGGTTATGATTGAACTGGATGGCACCACCAATAAAGCAAAACTGGGAGCCAATGCAATCCTGGGCGTATCTCTGGCAGTTAGTAAAGCAGCTGCCCTTTCCAGTAGCCAATCCCTGTTCAGATACGTGGGAGGAGTTAATGCATTTACCCTGCCGGTTCCCCTGATGAACATCCTGAATGGAGGAAGCCATGCCGATAACAACATCGATTTTCAGGAATTTATGATCGTTCCGGTAGGTGGTGAGTCTTTTTCAGAAGCATTGCGCATGGGCGTTGAGGTCTTCCACCAGCTGAAATCCGTGCTTAAGAAGAAAGGCCTGTCCACCAATGTTGGTGATGAGGGAGGATTTGCTCCGAGCCTGACTTCCAACGAAGAAGCCATCAATACCGTAATCCAGGCCATTGAGACAGCTGGATTCCGCCCGGGCGAAGATGTCTTTATAGCAATGGATGCAGCGGCAAGCGAATTTTACGATGAGGAAGCCAAAGTCTACCATTTCCATAAAAGCAAAGGTGAAAAACTAACTTCCGCCGAGATGGTCAGTTATTGGGTGGACTGGTGCAAAAAATACCCCATCATCTCCATTGAAGACGGACTGCATGAAGATGACTGGAGTGGCTGGGCAGAGCTGACTAAAGCTCTTGGCAATAAGGTGCAATTGGTGGGTGATGACCTGTTTGTTACCAATGTCTCCAAGTTGCAGCGGGGTATCGAAGAGAAAGTCGCCAACTCCATTTTGGTCAAAGTAAACCAGATTGGCACCCTGAGTGAAACCATCGATGCGGTTCAGCTTGCAACACGGAATGGGTATACATCCATCATGAGCCACCGTTCAGGAGAAACCGAAGACAGTACCATCTCTGATCTGGCAGTAGCATTGAATACCGGACAAATCAAGACAGGGTCGGGTTCAAGGTCTGACCGTATGGCGAAATACAACCAGTTATTGCGGATCGAAGAGGAATTGGCTGAGACTGCTTATTTCCCTGGCCGTAAAGCTTTTAAACAATAA
- the rpmD gene encoding 50S ribosomal protein L30, whose product MAKVRITQVKSGIDRSNRQKATLHALGLRKMHQSVEHEATPQIKGMVDRVKHLVNVEEL is encoded by the coding sequence ATGGCCAAAGTACGCATCACCCAGGTAAAAAGTGGTATCGACCGGTCTAACCGGCAAAAGGCAACCCTCCACGCACTCGGTTTGCGCAAAATGCATCAAAGTGTAGAACACGAAGCTACACCGCAGATCAAGGGGATGGTAGACCGTGTTAAGCATTTAGTTAATGTAGAAGAGCTTTAA
- the rplQ gene encoding 50S ribosomal protein L17 yields the protein MNHGNKQNHLGRKKGHRDALLSNLAIALIKHKRISTTLAKAKALRQYVEPLVTKGKENTTHSRRVVFSYLNNKEAVTELFSTVAERVASRPGGYTRVIRTGFRLGDGAETAMIELVDFNDVLTKSTSPAKATKKRTRRGSKPKAAETVAPPVSAKQEEE from the coding sequence ATGAATCACGGGAACAAACAAAACCATCTCGGTAGAAAAAAGGGCCATCGCGACGCTTTGTTGAGCAACCTGGCCATCGCATTGATCAAGCATAAGCGGATCAGCACCACACTGGCTAAAGCGAAAGCATTGCGTCAGTATGTAGAGCCTCTGGTGACCAAAGGAAAGGAAAATACCACGCACTCACGCCGCGTAGTTTTCAGCTATCTCAATAATAAAGAAGCGGTAACTGAGCTTTTCAGCACAGTAGCTGAGCGTGTAGCAAGTCGCCCCGGTGGTTATACCCGTGTGATCAGAACCGGCTTCCGTCTGGGTGACGGGGCTGAAACTGCCATGATTGAACTGGTCGATTTTAATGATGTGCTCACCAAAAGCACCTCTCCTGCAAAAGCCACTAAAAAGCGGACTCGCCGTGGTAGCAAACCAAAAGCAGCTGAAACCGTGGCACCTCCGGTATCGGCTAAACAAGAAGAAGAATAA
- the rplO gene encoding 50S ribosomal protein L15 produces the protein MNLHSLKPSQGAVKKRKRIARGPGSGHGGTATRGHKGAKSRSGFKSKRHFEGGQMPIQMRLPKRGFKNPNRVEYKAISLSQLDSWAEKYGVTVFDEAFYQAHNVYKKTELIKILADGEPSKAFTVSAHAFSATAKAAIEAKGGSVQAL, from the coding sequence ATGAACTTGCATTCACTTAAACCAAGTCAGGGAGCTGTAAAAAAGCGTAAGCGCATAGCCCGTGGTCCCGGATCTGGACACGGAGGTACAGCAACCCGTGGACATAAAGGTGCTAAATCCCGCTCAGGCTTTAAAAGCAAACGGCATTTTGAAGGTGGCCAGATGCCGATTCAGATGCGTTTGCCTAAAAGAGGTTTCAAAAACCCTAACCGGGTGGAATATAAAGCCATCAGTCTGAGCCAATTGGACAGCTGGGCAGAAAAATACGGAGTGACCGTCTTCGACGAAGCATTCTACCAGGCGCACAATGTCTATAAGAAAACCGAATTGATCAAAATTCTGGCCGACGGTGAACCTTCCAAAGCGTTTACTGTCTCAGCTCATGCATTTTCCGCTACCGCTAAGGCTGCTATTGAAGCTAAAGGTGGAAGTGTTCAAGCATTATAA
- the secY gene encoding preprotein translocase subunit SecY — protein MKKLIETLKNIWKIQELRKRILYTLGLILVYRFGKYVVIPGVNATIMQSAINQAQGKDLLGLINNFTGGAFSSASVFALGIMPYITASIIVQLLGFAVPYFQRLQQHEGESGRKKLNQITRLLTVAITLVQGGGYLTLVKNMGAVDPNIAPGLFWFSGIIILSSGTIFAMWLGEKITDRGIGNGISMLIMIGIIANIPSALLFEFSSRVEAGGALLFVLELALFFLVIVATILIVQGVRKIPIQFAKRMVGRGNINMPVSGNRDYIPLKVNAAGVMPIIFAQAIMFLPATIAGWLSNNDSSIMASGFMQQLTNPFSFLSSVFAFLLVVVFTFVYTALIVNPKQYSEYLKRQNAFIPGVKPGKDTADFIDEITTRVTLPGSIFLGLITIIPAIAFAFGVSQRFAHYFGGTSLLILVAVVLDTLQQIESYLLMRKYDGLVKSGRIKGRSGSGMQIGASM, from the coding sequence ATGAAAAAATTGATCGAGACCCTCAAGAATATTTGGAAAATTCAGGAACTCCGTAAACGGATTCTATATACACTGGGACTGATCCTCGTTTATCGATTTGGTAAATACGTGGTCATTCCTGGCGTTAATGCCACCATCATGCAGAGTGCCATCAATCAGGCACAAGGCAAGGATCTTCTGGGTTTGATCAACAACTTCACCGGAGGCGCTTTTTCATCGGCTTCGGTTTTTGCATTGGGTATTATGCCCTATATCACGGCATCCATTATCGTTCAATTGCTGGGCTTTGCAGTGCCTTATTTTCAGCGGTTGCAGCAACATGAGGGAGAGTCCGGGAGGAAAAAACTAAATCAGATCACCCGCCTGCTTACCGTGGCAATTACCCTGGTTCAGGGGGGAGGCTATCTTACCCTGGTTAAAAATATGGGTGCTGTTGACCCGAATATTGCACCCGGCCTGTTCTGGTTTAGTGGTATTATCATCCTTTCCAGTGGTACCATCTTCGCGATGTGGTTGGGTGAAAAGATTACCGACCGCGGTATTGGAAACGGTATCTCCATGCTGATTATGATCGGGATTATTGCCAACATCCCGAGCGCCTTACTGTTTGAATTCTCAAGTAGGGTAGAGGCAGGCGGAGCATTACTTTTTGTTCTGGAACTGGCACTGTTCTTCCTGGTTATCGTAGCTACGATCCTGATTGTACAGGGCGTGCGTAAGATTCCGATCCAGTTTGCCAAACGGATGGTAGGCCGTGGAAACATCAATATGCCGGTCAGCGGAAACCGTGATTACATTCCTCTGAAAGTGAATGCTGCCGGTGTAATGCCTATCATCTTTGCCCAGGCCATCATGTTTTTACCGGCTACCATTGCTGGCTGGTTATCCAACAACGATTCTTCCATTATGGCGAGTGGATTTATGCAGCAGCTGACCAATCCATTCTCCTTCTTGTCCAGCGTATTCGCATTCCTGCTGGTTGTGGTATTTACCTTCGTGTATACCGCTCTGATCGTTAATCCCAAGCAGTATTCCGAATACCTGAAACGTCAAAATGCATTTATTCCTGGTGTCAAGCCGGGTAAAGATACCGCTGATTTCATCGATGAAATTACGACCAGAGTGACTTTGCCGGGGTCAATCTTCCTTGGATTGATCACCATCATCCCGGCTATCGCATTTGCTTTCGGTGTCAGTCAGCGCTTTGCACATTACTTCGGAGGTACCTCCTTGCTTATCCTGGTCGCAGTAGTCCTGGATACCTTGCAGCAAATCGAGAGTTACCTGCTTATGCGTAAATACGATGGACTGGTTAAATCCGGCCGGATCAAAGGAAGAAGTGGCAGCGGAATGCAGATCGGCGCCAGCATGTAA
- the carA gene encoding glutamine-hydrolyzing carbamoyl-phosphate synthase small subunit, whose amino-acid sequence MDSIGSRPAVLVLEDGTVFHGKAAGAIGTTSGEICFNTGMTGYQEIFTDPSYFGQILVATNAHIGNYGIKEEEVESDSIKISGFICKNFTDRGYSRQLADLSIQDYFEREQLVAIQDVDTRAIVRHIRTKGAMNAIISSEELDIEKLMQQLNQTPSMDGLELATRVTTQEAYFLGNPNARWKVAVLDFGTKRNILNCFIERDCFLRVFPATTTFAEIKKWEPDGYFLSNGPGDPAPMEYAIVTIREIIKEGKPTFGICLGHQLLALAMGISTFKMHHGHRGINHPVKNLITGSCEITSQNHGFGVDPADLEKHTDLVEITHRNLNDQSIEGIRLRKAPAFSVQYHPEAAPGPHDARYLFDQFIQLMEKQ is encoded by the coding sequence ATGGATTCCATCGGAAGCCGCCCGGCAGTATTGGTCTTAGAGGACGGAACAGTTTTTCATGGTAAAGCCGCAGGTGCCATCGGTACGACAAGCGGTGAAATATGTTTCAATACCGGTATGACCGGATACCAGGAAATATTTACCGATCCCTCGTATTTCGGCCAGATCCTCGTCGCTACCAATGCCCACATCGGCAATTATGGTATTAAGGAAGAAGAAGTCGAATCCGACTCCATCAAGATATCTGGATTTATTTGCAAGAATTTCACCGATCGGGGTTATTCAAGACAATTGGCCGACCTTTCTATCCAGGATTATTTTGAGCGGGAACAACTTGTCGCCATTCAGGATGTCGATACAAGGGCTATCGTCAGGCATATCCGTACCAAAGGGGCAATGAATGCCATAATTTCCTCCGAAGAACTGGACATCGAAAAATTAATGCAGCAACTCAATCAAACTCCTTCCATGGATGGATTGGAGCTGGCTACCAGGGTTACCACCCAGGAGGCTTATTTCCTAGGGAATCCAAATGCCAGGTGGAAGGTTGCTGTTCTGGATTTTGGTACCAAACGGAACATCCTGAACTGTTTCATCGAGCGTGATTGCTTCCTTCGGGTATTTCCGGCTACCACTACATTTGCTGAAATCAAGAAATGGGAACCGGATGGTTATTTCCTTTCCAATGGTCCCGGTGATCCGGCGCCCATGGAATATGCCATTGTAACCATTCGCGAAATAATCAAGGAAGGAAAACCGACCTTTGGTATCTGTCTGGGACACCAGCTGCTTGCCTTGGCTATGGGTATTTCTACCTTTAAAATGCACCATGGGCACCGGGGTATCAATCATCCGGTTAAGAACCTGATCACCGGCTCCTGCGAGATCACCAGCCAGAATCATGGCTTTGGTGTAGATCCCGCTGATCTTGAGAAACATACCGATCTGGTAGAGATTACCCACCGGAACCTGAATGATCAGAGCATCGAAGGCATCCGGCTCAGGAAAGCACCGGCTTTTTCGGTGCAGTACCATCCGGAAGCAGCACCCGGTCCTCACGATGCCCGCTACCTGTTTGATCAGTTTATTCAATTAATGGAAAAACAATAA
- the rpsE gene encoding 30S ribosomal protein S5, with protein sequence MAKVVMERVRPTDTELKEKLVNLNRVAKVTKGGRTFSFSAVVVVGDGNGIVGHGLGKARDVSEAISKAVDDAKKNLIKVPIHKGTIPHAQNGKYGAGRVLIKPASDGTGVIAGGAMRAVLEIAGVHNVLAKSHGSSNPHNVVKATIDALTRLRNPMSIAKQRSIKVEKLFNG encoded by the coding sequence ATGGCAAAAGTTGTAATGGAACGCGTCAGACCGACGGATACAGAACTGAAAGAAAAGCTGGTGAACCTGAACCGGGTTGCAAAGGTGACCAAGGGTGGACGTACCTTTAGCTTTTCCGCCGTTGTTGTGGTCGGTGATGGCAACGGTATCGTTGGTCACGGCTTGGGTAAAGCCCGTGACGTTTCTGAGGCGATCTCCAAAGCGGTGGATGATGCTAAGAAAAACCTGATCAAAGTGCCCATCCACAAAGGAACCATACCCCATGCTCAAAATGGGAAATATGGTGCCGGACGGGTATTGATAAAGCCTGCTTCGGATGGTACCGGAGTTATCGCTGGTGGTGCCATGCGTGCCGTATTGGAAATTGCCGGGGTACACAACGTATTGGCAAAGTCCCATGGTTCTTCTAACCCACACAACGTGGTTAAGGCAACCATTGACGCGCTAACCCGTCTGCGTAATCCGATGTCTATCGCCAAACAGCGTAGCATCAAAGTTGAGAAATTGTTTAACGGATAA
- the rpsD gene encoding 30S ribosomal protein S4, with product MARYTGPRTKKARTFGEPIFGPDNSFEKRKYPAGQHGLTRKRKTKSDYALQLMEKQKAKYTYGVLERQFRNLFDHANRKKGVTGEILLQFLEARLDNTVFRLGISPTRRGARQLVSHKHIVVNGVVTNIPSFQLKPGDVIQVRGKSQHLDAIHHSVHAKSEIRKFGWLEFNPEKMEGKFLAYPERENIPEKINEQLIVELYSK from the coding sequence ATGGCGCGTTATACTGGACCTAGAACGAAAAAAGCCAGAACGTTTGGTGAACCCATTTTCGGACCGGACAATTCGTTTGAAAAACGTAAATACCCTGCCGGACAACACGGGTTGACCCGCAAAAGAAAGACCAAGTCAGACTATGCTCTCCAGCTGATGGAGAAGCAGAAAGCTAAATATACCTATGGTGTCCTGGAACGCCAGTTTCGCAATCTTTTCGATCATGCGAACCGGAAGAAAGGGGTTACCGGTGAAATCCTGCTCCAATTTCTGGAAGCACGGCTGGACAATACAGTGTTCCGCCTTGGTATCTCACCTACCCGTCGCGGTGCCAGACAACTCGTGTCACACAAACACATCGTGGTTAATGGCGTTGTTACCAACATCCCGTCCTTTCAGCTGAAACCGGGTGATGTCATTCAGGTACGTGGAAAATCCCAACACCTGGATGCAATCCACCATTCCGTACATGCGAAATCAGAAATCCGCAAATTTGGCTGGCTGGAGTTTAATCCGGAAAAAATGGAAGGTAAATTCCTGGCTTATCCGGAACGTGAAAACATACCCGAAAAGATCAACGAACAGTTGATTGTGGAATTGTATTCCAAGTAA
- the map gene encoding type I methionyl aminopeptidase encodes MVTYKTDEEIELIRKSCLLVCDALAEVATLLKPGITGQEIDSAAEQVIRDHGAKPGFKGYRGFPATLCVSRNEEVVHGIPNTQPFKAGDIVSVDCGVLMNGFYGDAAYTFAIGDVPEKTMELLRVTRRSLYLAIEQAKSGQRIGDISFAVQNYCEVENHYGVVRELVGHGVGKNLHESPDVPNFGKRGRGLKLRSGLVIAIEPMVNLGDKRVAQSQDGWTIYARDHAPSAHYEHTIAIRDDGADILSDHVRIEEAIKNNAELKEISNKN; translated from the coding sequence ATGGTTACGTATAAGACAGACGAAGAAATTGAACTCATCCGCAAAAGCTGCCTGTTGGTTTGTGACGCACTGGCAGAGGTTGCTACCCTGCTGAAGCCCGGAATCACCGGGCAGGAGATCGATTCTGCCGCCGAACAAGTCATACGTGACCATGGTGCCAAGCCCGGATTCAAAGGATATCGTGGTTTTCCGGCCACCCTCTGTGTCTCCAGAAATGAAGAAGTAGTCCATGGTATACCCAATACACAGCCCTTCAAGGCCGGTGATATCGTGTCGGTAGATTGTGGCGTGCTTATGAATGGGTTCTATGGAGATGCCGCATATACTTTCGCCATAGGTGATGTCCCTGAAAAAACCATGGAACTACTTCGGGTCACTAGGCGTTCACTCTACCTGGCGATAGAACAAGCGAAATCAGGACAGCGTATCGGAGACATCAGCTTTGCCGTACAAAATTATTGCGAAGTGGAGAACCATTACGGTGTCGTTCGGGAGCTGGTTGGACATGGTGTGGGTAAGAATCTGCACGAAAGCCCGGATGTCCCGAACTTTGGAAAACGGGGCAGAGGATTAAAACTGAGGTCTGGACTGGTCATTGCCATCGAACCGATGGTCAATCTGGGCGACAAAAGAGTAGCTCAGTCACAGGACGGATGGACGATATATGCAAGGGATCACGCCCCATCCGCGCACTATGAACATACCATTGCAATCCGTGATGATGGTGCTGATATCCTGTCGGATCACGTACGAATCGAAGAGGCGATTAAAAATAACGCAGAACTTAAGGAAATTTCAAATAAAAATTAG
- the infA gene encoding translation initiation factor IF-1, with the protein MAKKNLIKQDGVIEEALSNAMFRVRLENGHQIIATISGKMRMNYIRILPGDKVSVEMSPYDLSRGRIIFRYKS; encoded by the coding sequence GTGGCTAAGAAAAACTTAATTAAGCAAGACGGTGTGATTGAAGAAGCCCTCTCCAATGCGATGTTCCGCGTGCGTTTGGAGAACGGCCATCAGATCATAGCCACGATATCTGGTAAAATGCGAATGAATTACATTAGGATCCTTCCCGGTGACAAAGTTTCGGTGGAAATGTCTCCATACGATCTGAGTCGGGGACGGATCATATTTAGATATAAATCCTAG